One window from the genome of Nocardioides panaciterrulae encodes:
- a CDS encoding FtsX-like permease family protein — protein MIHLWLAGLLRRSPARLLAAAAGIAIAVALVAGLGSFLVTSQATMTTRAAAQVAVDWQVKVAAHRDPAAVLKAVTAAPGTLKALPVGFADSPGLRATTDGTTQETGAAKVLGLPAGYVDTFPLSIRLLTGSLDGPLVAQQTAANLHVAPGDRIEVKRAGSAPYSVHVAGIVELPQADSLFQDVGAPSQSQPVAPPDNVVLLPAPQFANHYHALSRTRPDLVSTQIHVKRDHAALASDPSSAFVAETGAANNLSVRTSGAAIVGNNLGASLDAAREDASYSRILFLFLGAPGALLAGALTAAITQAGAERRRKEQALLRARGSSPTQLLRLVLVEAAVVGVLGALIGLGVAAAIGAATSWPWDLAAALTGLLIAGLVVAIPAARDLRSLAANQGHRQQHRTRPIWLRFGLDLALIALGLAVFWAAGRNKYTLVLAPEGVPTISVSYWAFLAPALAWLGGALLCWRIADTLLVRGRAVVALAATPFLGPLARAVSGMLMRQRRLVARSAVLVALALAFAISTATFNVTYQVQAEVDAQLTNGADVTVTESPGADARPADATKLSSIPGVTAVSPLQHRFAYVGNDLQDLYGIDPAMLTRATTLQDAYFQGATAAESLKRLASRPDAVLVSAETVNDFQLNLGDLIKLRLQDAHTHTYQSVTFHYVGIVNEFPTAPKDSFLVANADYVAQQTGSAAVGTFLVNTNGHDVSAVADRVRAVVGTTGRVGTIRDARGLVGSSLTSVDLGHLTRLELSFALVIAAAAGGLVIGLGLAERRRAIAVATSLGATRRQVRRFGFAEPAFVLVIGTLCGLGSGWGLSYLLVKVLTGVFDPPPTALTVPWLYLSTLVVCTIGAVSVVSVLVIERARRQAPDLLRAI, from the coding sequence CGCGGCCGGCATCGCCATCGCCGTCGCGCTCGTGGCGGGCCTGGGCAGCTTCCTGGTCACCTCCCAAGCCACCATGACCACCCGGGCGGCCGCGCAGGTGGCCGTCGACTGGCAGGTCAAGGTGGCGGCGCATCGTGATCCCGCAGCGGTCCTCAAAGCCGTCACCGCCGCACCGGGCACGTTGAAGGCGCTCCCGGTGGGGTTCGCCGACTCACCGGGCCTACGTGCCACCACCGACGGCACCACCCAGGAGACCGGCGCCGCGAAGGTGCTCGGGCTCCCGGCGGGCTACGTCGACACCTTTCCGCTCTCGATCAGGCTGCTCACCGGTAGCCTCGACGGACCGCTCGTGGCGCAGCAGACCGCTGCAAACCTGCACGTCGCACCTGGTGACCGGATCGAGGTCAAGCGAGCCGGCAGTGCCCCCTACTCGGTACACGTCGCCGGCATCGTCGAGCTCCCGCAGGCCGACTCCCTCTTCCAGGACGTCGGGGCTCCGAGCCAGTCGCAGCCGGTCGCCCCGCCCGACAACGTCGTCCTGCTGCCAGCGCCACAGTTCGCGAACCACTACCACGCGCTGTCCCGGACCCGGCCCGACCTGGTCTCCACCCAGATCCACGTCAAGCGCGACCACGCCGCCCTGGCCTCGGACCCCTCGTCCGCATTCGTGGCCGAGACCGGCGCGGCGAACAACCTGTCGGTTCGCACCAGCGGAGCCGCGATCGTGGGCAACAACCTGGGCGCCTCCCTGGACGCGGCACGCGAGGACGCCAGCTACTCACGGATCCTGTTCCTCTTCCTCGGTGCGCCGGGTGCGCTGCTGGCCGGCGCGCTGACCGCCGCGATCACTCAGGCCGGTGCCGAGCGACGCCGCAAGGAGCAGGCACTCCTGCGGGCGCGAGGAAGCAGCCCCACCCAGCTGCTCAGGCTCGTCCTCGTCGAGGCCGCCGTTGTCGGTGTGCTCGGCGCCCTGATCGGTCTCGGGGTCGCGGCGGCCATCGGCGCTGCGACCTCGTGGCCCTGGGACCTGGCCGCCGCGCTGACCGGTCTGCTGATCGCCGGCCTGGTCGTCGCCATCCCAGCTGCGCGGGACCTCAGGTCCCTCGCCGCGAACCAGGGCCACCGGCAACAACACCGCACCCGGCCCATCTGGTTGCGCTTCGGCCTCGACCTGGCACTCATCGCGCTGGGCCTAGCCGTCTTCTGGGCGGCAGGCCGCAACAAGTACACCCTCGTGCTCGCCCCAGAAGGCGTCCCCACGATCTCAGTCAGCTACTGGGCATTCCTCGCCCCGGCCCTGGCCTGGCTCGGTGGTGCCCTGCTCTGCTGGCGGATCGCGGACACCCTGCTCGTACGGGGTCGCGCGGTGGTCGCCCTCGCGGCCACACCGTTCCTGGGCCCCCTGGCGCGTGCCGTCAGCGGAATGCTGATGCGACAGCGCCGGCTCGTGGCACGCTCTGCGGTGCTCGTTGCGCTCGCCCTGGCCTTCGCGATCTCCACGGCCACGTTCAACGTGACCTACCAAGTACAGGCCGAGGTCGACGCCCAGCTCACCAATGGCGCCGACGTCACCGTGACCGAGTCCCCCGGTGCGGACGCACGACCGGCCGACGCCACGAAGCTCTCCTCCATCCCCGGCGTCACGGCCGTCTCGCCGCTCCAGCACCGGTTCGCCTACGTCGGCAACGACCTGCAGGACCTCTACGGCATCGACCCGGCCATGCTCACCCGGGCCACCACCCTCCAAGACGCCTACTTCCAGGGCGCCACCGCTGCGGAGTCCCTGAAACGCCTTGCCTCTCGACCCGATGCCGTGCTGGTGAGCGCCGAGACCGTCAACGACTTCCAGCTCAACCTCGGCGACCTCATCAAGCTCCGCCTCCAAGACGCCCACACCCACACCTACCAGTCGGTGACCTTCCACTACGTGGGCATCGTCAACGAGTTCCCCACCGCCCCGAAGGACAGCTTCCTGGTCGCCAACGCCGACTACGTCGCCCAACAGACTGGCAGCGCCGCCGTCGGCACCTTCCTGGTCAACACCAACGGACACGACGTGTCCGCGGTCGCAGACCGGGTACGCGCCGTGGTCGGCACGACCGGCAGGGTCGGCACCATCAGGGACGCGCGAGGACTCGTGGGATCGAGCCTGACCTCCGTCGACCTCGGCCACCTGACACGTCTCGAACTCTCCTTCGCCCTGGTCATCGCGGCTGCCGCTGGCGGGCTGGTGATCGGCCTCGGACTCGCGGAACGCCGCCGGGCCATCGCGGTCGCCACCTCACTGGGCGCCACCCGTCGACAGGTACGTCGGTTCGGATTCGCGGAGCCCGCCTTCGTGCTCGTCATCGGAACGCTCTGCGGGCTCGGCTCCGGATGGGGGCTGTCCTACCTGCTCGTCAAGGTGCTCACCGGCGTGTTCGACCCACCCCCGACAGCCCTGACGGTTCCGTGGCTGTACCTGTCCACCCTGGTCGTCTGCACGATAGGTGCCGTCAGTGTCGTCTCGGTCCTGGTGATCGAACGTGCGAGGCGCCAGGCACCCGACCTGCTGCGCGCGATCTAG
- a CDS encoding response regulator transcription factor, with product MVELLVVEDEEKIGQLLVSSLGANGYQVTWFRSGAEAVQAALGASFDLVLLDLGLPDLDGIEVCRLIKRHQPQSLVVVLTARRDEMDVIEGLEAGADDYLTKPFRMAELLARVRAHLRRSSVGDFGSQTTFSGGELVLDTAARRCLVRDREVALRPKEFDLLARLAAEAGRAVTREALMDDVWDRNWFGSTKTLDVHIAALRHRLCEAAESFEPAAVVPAITTLRGHGYRLESPEANPFR from the coding sequence ATGGTCGAGCTGCTGGTGGTGGAGGACGAGGAGAAGATCGGTCAGCTTCTCGTCTCCTCCCTGGGCGCCAACGGGTACCAGGTGACCTGGTTCCGGTCGGGGGCAGAAGCGGTACAAGCGGCACTCGGCGCCTCGTTCGACCTGGTGCTGCTCGACCTCGGCCTGCCAGATCTGGACGGTATCGAGGTGTGCCGCCTGATCAAGAGACACCAACCCCAGTCCTTGGTAGTGGTGCTGACGGCCCGTCGTGACGAGATGGACGTCATCGAGGGGCTAGAAGCAGGAGCCGACGACTACCTCACGAAGCCCTTCCGGATGGCCGAGCTCCTGGCGCGAGTGCGAGCCCACCTGCGCCGGTCATCTGTGGGTGATTTCGGCTCCCAGACGACGTTCTCCGGCGGAGAGCTCGTCCTGGACACCGCGGCCCGACGCTGCCTGGTCAGGGACCGCGAGGTCGCCTTGCGACCCAAGGAGTTCGACCTGCTCGCACGCCTCGCCGCCGAAGCCGGGCGAGCGGTCACACGCGAGGCGCTCATGGATGACGTGTGGGACCGCAACTGGTTCGGCTCCACCAAGACCCTCGACGTGCACATCGCGGCACTGCGCCACCGGCTCTGCGAAGCGGCGGAGTCCTTCGAGCCGGCCGCAGTCGTGCCCGCCATCACGACCCTGCGCGGTCACGGGTACCGGCTGGAGTCCCCGGAAGCCAACCCATTCCGGTGA
- a CDS encoding helix-turn-helix domain-containing protein yields the protein MYDRRVRLIEHAAKIGNVSEACRVFGVSRKTYYEWVNMAEQYGLSALLPRDRRRPHQPNEMTSEEVAVILSEAIARPTLGPKSLLRHLRKRGVDRSASGVAKVLRRHNLGTAKQRVIALASLTATETGQLTEAAMEGPFGFCQYASRPGQVVALDAFYVGKLKGVGAVWQLTAVDIATRVAVVQLVVGDKTAAVTALLLTHLKKALRKHGITLEGILTDNGPEFVGKAFQSRVGELGLHHHRIPPRSPNHNAVCERFHGTVLDEFYRPHFHRGRVEDVALLDRSLQAWVTDYNNERPNHGDYMAGRTPLQVKKELKRRIRQTAA from the coding sequence GTGTACGACAGGCGTGTCCGGCTCATCGAGCACGCCGCCAAGATCGGGAACGTCAGCGAGGCCTGCCGGGTCTTCGGCGTCTCCAGGAAGACCTACTACGAGTGGGTCAACATGGCCGAGCAATACGGCCTCTCAGCGTTGCTACCGCGTGATCGACGTAGGCCGCACCAGCCGAACGAGATGACCTCCGAGGAGGTCGCGGTGATCCTGTCCGAGGCGATCGCCCGACCGACGCTGGGTCCGAAGTCATTGCTGCGCCACCTCAGGAAGCGTGGTGTCGACCGGTCAGCATCGGGGGTCGCGAAGGTCCTGCGACGGCACAACCTCGGCACCGCGAAGCAGCGCGTGATCGCGTTGGCGTCGTTGACCGCGACCGAGACCGGTCAGCTCACTGAGGCCGCGATGGAGGGCCCGTTCGGGTTCTGCCAGTACGCCTCGCGGCCGGGGCAGGTCGTAGCCCTCGATGCGTTCTACGTCGGCAAGCTCAAGGGCGTCGGCGCGGTATGGCAGCTGACCGCGGTCGACATCGCGACCCGTGTCGCGGTGGTCCAGCTCGTGGTGGGCGACAAGACCGCCGCGGTCACAGCGCTCCTCCTGACGCACTTGAAGAAGGCGCTACGCAAGCACGGCATCACCTTGGAAGGGATCCTGACCGACAATGGCCCCGAGTTTGTCGGCAAGGCCTTCCAGAGCCGCGTGGGCGAGCTGGGGCTCCACCATCACCGGATCCCGCCCAGGTCGCCGAACCACAACGCCGTGTGCGAACGGTTCCACGGCACCGTGCTCGACGAGTTCTACCGCCCGCACTTCCACCGCGGCCGCGTCGAGGACGTCGCTCTGCTCGACCGGTCACTGCAGGCCTGGGTCACCGACTACAACAACGAGCGTCCGAATCACGGTGATTACATGGCCGGCCGGACCCCGCTGCAGGTCAAGAAGGAACTCAAGCGCCGCATCCGACAGACTGCTGCCTGA
- the istB gene encoding IS21-like element helper ATPase IstB, with protein MAAKTKSDATEALKQLTYLASALKAPRITESAARLAGHARDAGWTHEEYLAAVLDREVAARNASGAQLRIRAAGFAARKTIEEFDWDAQPAVRQQIAALASGGFLTEARNVVLLGPPGTGKTHLATGLGIAAANHGHRVLFATATEWVARLTDAHHSGRPPQELARLRRYGLIIVDEVGYLPFEQDAANLFFQLVSSRYEHASLILTTNLPFSGWGGVFGDQAVAAAMIDRVVHHTAPRRAARGALRRPHPEGRQLPATQPRHRHPAQHPRDRGPRAALGLRNHGLG; from the coding sequence ATGGCAGCCAAGACCAAGAGCGACGCGACGGAGGCGCTCAAGCAGCTGACCTACCTCGCATCCGCGTTGAAGGCACCCCGGATCACCGAGTCCGCAGCACGACTGGCCGGCCACGCCCGTGACGCCGGCTGGACCCACGAGGAGTACCTCGCCGCGGTGCTCGATCGTGAGGTCGCCGCCAGGAACGCGTCCGGTGCCCAGTTGAGGATCCGGGCCGCCGGGTTCGCCGCCAGGAAGACGATCGAGGAGTTCGACTGGGACGCCCAACCCGCCGTGCGCCAGCAGATCGCCGCGCTCGCATCAGGTGGGTTCCTCACCGAGGCACGCAACGTCGTCTTGCTGGGGCCGCCCGGCACCGGCAAGACCCACCTGGCCACCGGCCTGGGCATCGCCGCCGCCAACCACGGTCACCGCGTGTTGTTCGCGACCGCGACCGAGTGGGTAGCCCGGCTCACCGACGCCCACCACAGTGGCCGGCCGCCCCAAGAGCTGGCCAGGCTGCGGCGCTACGGGCTGATCATCGTCGACGAAGTCGGCTACCTCCCGTTCGAGCAAGACGCCGCGAACCTCTTCTTCCAACTCGTGTCCAGCCGCTATGAGCACGCGTCGTTGATCCTTACGACCAACCTGCCGTTCAGCGGCTGGGGTGGCGTCTTCGGCGATCAGGCCGTCGCCGCGGCGATGATCGACCGCGTCGTCCACCACACAGCTCCTCGGCGAGCAGCTCGGGGAGCTCTCCGACGTCCTCACCCTGAAGGGCGCCAGCTACCGGCTACGCAACCGCGGCATCGACACCCTGCCCAGCATCCACGAGACCGTGGACCACGAGCAGCACTAGGCCTTAGGAATCACGGGTTGGGGTGA
- a CDS encoding Mu transposase domain-containing protein — translation MVITAAHSRFMVGRMIPTRHTEDLLLGMWELLQELGRVPRRLIWDNESGIGRGERHAQGVGAFTGTLATTLVRLKPYDPESKGIVERRNGFFETSFMPGRDFASPADFDAQFTDWLTKANARIVRTIKARPVDRLDADRAAMLPLPPVAPAVGWVNRVGLGRDYYVRVDSSDYSVDPAVIGRFVDIRADLARVEVRHEGRLVTAHHRVWARGQTITDPAHVAAAKQLREQFQQPRPASDPHDGLVRDLADYDRAFGLTYGGADQPAETLADGEVA, via the coding sequence ATGGTCATCACCGCGGCGCACTCGCGGTTCATGGTCGGACGGATGATCCCGACCCGGCACACCGAGGATCTGCTGTTGGGGATGTGGGAGTTGCTCCAGGAACTCGGCCGGGTTCCGCGACGCTTGATTTGGGACAACGAGTCCGGCATCGGGCGCGGTGAACGCCATGCGCAAGGTGTGGGCGCGTTCACCGGCACCCTGGCCACCACGCTGGTCCGGCTCAAGCCCTACGACCCCGAGTCCAAGGGCATCGTGGAGCGACGCAACGGATTCTTCGAGACCTCCTTCATGCCGGGCCGCGACTTCGCGTCGCCGGCCGACTTTGACGCCCAGTTCACCGACTGGTTGACCAAGGCGAACGCCCGGATCGTGCGGACCATCAAGGCGCGTCCGGTTGACCGACTCGACGCTGATCGGGCCGCGATGCTGCCCCTTCCGCCGGTCGCGCCGGCTGTCGGGTGGGTCAACCGGGTCGGGCTGGGACGCGACTACTACGTCCGCGTCGACAGCAGCGACTACTCCGTCGACCCTGCCGTGATCGGCCGGTTCGTCGATATCCGTGCCGACCTGGCCCGCGTCGAAGTCCGTCACGAAGGACGCCTCGTCACGGCCCATCACCGAGTCTGGGCGCGCGGCCAAACCATCACCGACCCCGCCCACGTCGCCGCCGCGAAGCAGTTGCGCGAGCAGTTCCAACAACCCCGGCCCGCGAGCGATCCGCACGACGGCCTGGTGCGGGACCTGGCCGACTACGACCGCGCGTTCGGCCTCACCTACGGCGGTGCCGACCAGCCGGCCGAGACCCTCGCTGATGGTGAGGTGGCCTGA
- a CDS encoding ATP-binding cassette domain-containing protein, protein MTLDNAIEAEGLSKSYGNLRAVDSFTLEVPQGVVLGFLGPNGAGKTTVIRMLATLIEQDTGTFSVAGVPGSRPAELRRKVGVLAESAGYPEGQSGRTWLTYHAELFGHRRVAAEGGRGRQASRRCGSERARAWRRGSVRSVVPAEEDPARGRHEGACRSWSSPRRTRGSWSDG, encoded by the coding sequence ATGACCCTCGACAACGCCATCGAAGCCGAGGGTCTCAGCAAGTCCTATGGAAATCTGCGTGCAGTCGACTCATTCACTCTGGAAGTTCCGCAGGGCGTGGTGCTGGGTTTCCTGGGTCCCAACGGGGCGGGCAAGACCACGGTCATCCGGATGCTGGCGACCCTGATCGAGCAGGACACCGGCACGTTCAGCGTCGCCGGGGTGCCGGGTTCTCGTCCCGCGGAGTTGCGTCGAAAGGTCGGCGTGCTCGCCGAGAGCGCCGGATACCCCGAAGGGCAGTCTGGCCGGACCTGGCTGACCTACCATGCCGAGCTCTTCGGGCATCGGCGCGTCGCCGCCGAGGGCGGGCGCGGCCGACAGGCTTCTCGCCGATGTGGGTCTGAGCGAGCCCGCGCCTGGCGACGCGGCTCAGTGCGATCTGTGGTTCCCGCCGAAGAAGATCCCGCTCGAGGACGGCACGAAGGCGCCTGCCGGTCATGGTCATCACCGCGGCGCACTCGCGGTTCATGGTCGGACGGATGA
- a CDS encoding PepSY domain-containing protein, translated as MRKRSAALAGAAGVTVAIAIGGVAAATNGDDGQISHQYTQQQADVAKKAALASTGGGRVNSLETDSENGATYEVEVTKPDGDTVDVRLDENYSVVVIEGDSESH; from the coding sequence ATGAGGAAGCGCTCAGCTGCCCTCGCCGGCGCCGCCGGCGTGACCGTGGCCATCGCCATCGGCGGCGTGGCCGCCGCGACGAACGGCGACGACGGCCAGATCAGCCACCAGTACACCCAGCAGCAGGCCGACGTCGCGAAGAAGGCGGCCCTGGCATCCACCGGCGGCGGCCGGGTCAACAGCCTCGAGACCGACAGCGAGAACGGCGCGACCTACGAGGTGGAGGTGACCAAGCCCGACGGCGACACCGTCGACGTTCGACTCGACGAGAACTACAGCGTGGTCGTCATCGAGGGCGACTCCGAGAGTCACTGA